A single Phoenix dactylifera cultivar Barhee BC4 chromosome 1, palm_55x_up_171113_PBpolish2nd_filt_p, whole genome shotgun sequence DNA region contains:
- the LOC120104176 gene encoding disease resistance protein RPP8-like, whose product MAESVVSNVMSQLADLLVQEAAFVRGVRDRIEWVKTQLQLLQGFLEDADSRRKRGDARMESWIRQMRGVAYEIEDVIGSIKYMGERRHQRRGFMGSISRYSHKPCELITLHKIGSEIGKIVKKIDGITESRATYRIANLGESSAVGESSAVDESWQSLRESSPRSDDDDIDVIGFENDQKELVSRLLDGNEKARRVISIVGMGGLGKTTLARKVYKEITKHFDTFAWVSVSQSYRGIELVKDIMEKVMRIKKKKEDLEQMGEKEVREKLCDFLRDGKYLVVMDDVWSVDVWREMHPFFPNGNNGSRILLTTRNIEVARHAEPWIPPHELHLLDDTESWNLFRRKAFPPKQDVPTDLEALAQKLAKKCGGLPLALVVLGALLSKEDRSYHEWSRVAQTCHQILGLSYNDLPSRLKPCFLYIAAFPADSIISVSKLVRLWVAEGFMLQEKRQTMEDTAWDWLDELVQRCMIQVVRRSKARGQVSHIRIHDLLRDFGLEEAKKDEFLQVCSSDNMAVSDSISSHRAAFYRINEEAVVFSRQLRTLLGFSLILTNEGRFLNGLNLLRVLDLEGARDLEELPKQIGSMIHLQYLGLRGTGLTRLPSSIRHLLNLQTMDVRETQILWIPKSFWKIRTLRHVYININMFLSAPISGDHKNLQTLQIEKFEFGLDAMDMVRLLGIRFIKKWVTTPGFTREAIYKACCRTYGESLRKALEKMGSLLSLNLKFSPIPGDVLFARAPNLHQLRSLKLDGKLVLEQQEQLPDCSQFLPNLTKLKLSITQLKQDPMPVLEKLPSLSFLEVEINAFVGKSMLCSAGGFPRLQHLILESLPNLEEWRVEAGAMPSLTHLTIWNCKKLKMLPEGLQHVTTLRELKLNLMPREFNDRVRCKVRHIPSIIFEDE is encoded by the coding sequence atGGCTGAGTCTGTGGTTTCCAATGTCATGTCTcagcttgccgacctcctcgTACAAGAAGCTGCTTTCGTGCGTGGTGTGCGTGATCGGATCGAATGGGTGAAAACACAACTCCAGCTACTGCAAGGTTTCCTCGAAGATGCAGACTccagaaggaagagaggagatGCAAGAATGGAGAGCTGGATAAGGCAGATGAGAGGTGTAGCATATGAAATAGAAGACGTCATAGGCAGCATCAAGTACATGGGCGAGAGGCGACACCAAAGGAGAGGCTTCATGGGCTCCATTTCAAGGTACTCTCACAAACCTTGTGAATTGATTACCCTACATAAAATTGGTTCTGAAATCGGAAAAATAGTGAAGAAGATCGATGGTATCACTGAGAGCAGAGCCACATATCGCATTGCTAATCTAGGTGAAAGTAGTGCAGTAGGCGAAAGTAGTGCCGTAGATGAAAGTTGGCAATCACTCAGAGAATCCTCTCCTcgctctgatgatgatgacatTGATGTTATAGGCTTCGAGAATGATCAGAAAGAATTAGTGAGTCGATTGCTTGATGGGAATGAGAAAGCACGACGTGTAATTTCTATAGTGGGTATGGGTGGGCTAGGCAAGACCACCCTGGCAAGAAAAGTGTATAAAGAAATTACAAAACATTTCGATACCTTTGCTTGGGTTTCAGTTTCTCAGAGCTACCGAGGTATTGAGCTCGTCAAGGACATCATGGAAAAAGTAATgagaatcaaaaagaagaaagaagacttAGAGCAGATGGGTGAAAAAGAAGTGAGAGAGAAGCTCTGTGATTTCCTAAGAGACGGCAAGTATTTGGTCGTGATGGATGATGTATGGAGTGTTGATGTTTGGAGAGAAATGCATCCATTCTTTCCTAATGGAAACAACGGTAGCAGAATACTGCTTACTACACGTAACATTGAGGTTGCAAGACATGCCGAGCCATGGATTCCTCCACATGAACTGCACCTTTTAGACGACACGGAGAGCTGGAATCTCTTCCGTAGGAAGGCATTTCCACCAAAACAAGATGTCCCAACTGATTTGGAGGCATTGGCCCAGAAGCTTGCAAAGAAGTGTGGTGGACTTCCTCTTGCACTGGTGGTGTTAGGGGCCCTTCTGTCAAAGGAAGATCGCAGCTACCATGAGTGGTCGAGAGTAGCTCAGACTTGCCACCAAATATTGGGTTTAAGTTACAACGACTTGCCGTCCCGGTTAAAACCATGTTTTCTATACATTGCTGCGTTTCCAGCGGACTCTATTATCTCTGTTTCCAAATTAGTTAGGTTGTGGGTCGCCGAAGGTTTCATGCTGCAAGAGAAGCGACAGACAATGGAAGACACCGCATGGGATTGGTTGGATGAGTTGGTGCAGAGGTGCATGATCCAAGTTGTCCGGAGAAGCAAGGCTCGTGGGCAGGTTAGCCACATACGCATCCATGATCTGTTGCGTGACTTTGGCCTTGAAGAAGCCAAAAAGGATGAATTTCTTCAAGTTTGCAGCAGTGACAACATGGCAGTATCTGATAGTATATCAAGTCATCGTGCAGCTTTCTATCGTATAAATGAGGAGGCTGTTGTTTTCTCACGGCAACTCCGGACTTTGCTGGGCTTCAGTTTAATTTTGACTAATGAGGGAAGATTTTTGAATGGGTTAAACTTATTAAGGGTGCTGGATCTGGAGGGCGCAAGAGATCTTGAGGAGTTACCGAAACAGATCGGCAGCATGATTCATCTACAATACCTGGGATTGAGAGGAACTGGTTTGACAAGACTGCCATCCTCCATCCGACATCTCCTGAATCTGCAGACTATGGATGTGAGAGAGACCCAAATTTTATGGATTCCGAAATCATTTTGGAAAATCCGGACGCTGAGGCATGTctatattaatataaatatgtttcTAAGTGCACCGATAAGTGGTGATCACAAGAACTTGCAGACTCTGCAAATCGAGAAGTTTGAATTTGGTCTGGATGCTATGGATATGGTCCGTTTACTAGGCATAAGATTCATCAAAAAATGGGTTACTACACCAGGCTTTACTAGGGAGGCGATTTACAAAGCATGTTGTAGAACTTATGGAGAATCACTCAGAAAAGCACTCGAGAAAATGGGCAGTCTCCTCTCCTTGAATCTGAAATTTTCTCCAATCCCTGGGGACGTCCTTTTTGCTCGGGCACCAAACCTGCACCAGCTCCGTTCATTGAAGCTGGATGGAAAGTTGGTACTCGAACAACAGGAGCAGCTCCCAGACTGCAGTCAATTCCTACCAAACCTTACCAAGCTCAAATTAAGCATAACCCAATTGAAGCAAGACCCAATGCCGGTGCTGGAGAAGCTTCCGAGCCTCAGTTTTCTTGAAGTGGAAATAAATGCATTCGTAGGGAAGAGCATGTTGTGTTCTGCAGGTGGCTTTCCTCGACTGCAACACTTGATATTAGAAAGTCTCCCCAATTTAGAGGAATGGAGAGTAGAGGCTGGGGCGATGCCCAGCCTTACCCACTTAACTATCTGGAACTGCAAAAAGTTGAAGATGCTTCCTGAGGGATTGCAGCACGTGACCACACTTCGAGAACTGAAGTTGAATCTCATGCCCCGTGAGTTCAATGACAGGGTCAGATGTAAGGTCCGACACATTCCCTCCATTATTTTCGAAGATGAGTGA